The sequence aaacattgactctactgctcctcagatgctgcctgatctgctgtgcttttccagcattgcactttgactgtgactctgactctccagtccTCAATTTCACGTCAGTGTCTGACAGTCACTGAATCCATCGGTACTAtaacaattttcgactctgattctgtgagaaggaaccaagctttttggttcctgtttcagtacgttttcagcatcagtgagactggaagagagacccGACTGTTGCAACATTCTGATTGTGGAGCCAGAAAACGTTATACAGACTGGGAAGAGGAATTCACGGCAGGGAGATGCTGTACTCgcgtttgtgtgcagctgaagctttgGTCATGGAGAAAGCCAAGGAATCCCGTCCCTTGGAGAAgccatggaagtgtggcgactgtgggaaaaGCTTCTGTTTCCCTTCTGACCTGGAGATTCATGGGCgcagtcacaccagggagaggccgatctcctgccctgagtgcgggacgGGCTTCAGCAATTCCTGCCACCTGCTGGGCCGTCAGCGGGTCCACATTTGGGAgagacccttcagctgccctgagtgcgggaaggccttcagcaattcttcTGTACtgcagaggcaccagcgggtccacacgagCAACAGGCGTttcccctgccccgagtgtggaaagagcttcagcaattcctcctgcCTGTTGAAGCACCAGGGGGTCCACACGGGAGAGAGGCCCATCAGATGTCCCAAGTGCTGCAAGATCTTCAGCAGTTCCTCCATTCtgcagaggcaccagcgggtccacacaggcgAGAGGCCATTCGCCTGCCCCGAAAGCAGGAAGGTATTCAGCTATTCTTCCGTCCTGCTGACCCACCGCCGTGTCCACATGTTGGAGAAAACCCTTCAGCTGCTCCAAGTGCGGAAAGGCCTTTAATGATacctctgccctgctgaggcactagcgggtccacaccgaggaTAGGCCATTCTCCTGTCTGAAGTGCGGGAAGGGTTTACCCAGGCATCCCACCTTCGGGTCCATACGGGGGGAGGCCCTTACTCTGCCCAGAGTTCGGGAAGACCTTCTGCAATTCCTCCC is a genomic window of Hemiscyllium ocellatum isolate sHemOce1 chromosome 27 unlocalized genomic scaffold, sHemOce1.pat.X.cur. SUPER_27_unloc_17, whole genome shotgun sequence containing:
- the LOC132807436 gene encoding zinc finger protein 664-like, whose translation is MEKAKESRPLEKPWKCGDCGKSFCFPSDLEIHGRSHTRERPISCPECGTGFSNSCHLLGRQRVHIWERPFSCPECGKAFSNSSVLQRHQRVHTSNRRFPCPECGKSFSNSSCLLKHQGVHTGERPIRCPKCCKIFSSSSILQRHQRVHTGERPFACPESRKVFSYSSVLLTHRRVHMLEKTLQLLQVRKGL